The genomic region GTTTGCTCAAATAATCGTCCATCCCCGCCGCCAGACATTTTTCACGATCGCCCTTCATCGCGTAGGCGGTCAATCCCACCACCGTCGTACGACCTTCGCCGCCTTCGCGATGCTCCGTTGCAGACCCTTCGCGAGCGCGTAACTGGCGCGTGGCGTCGTAACCGTCGAGGACGGGCATCTGGCAGTCCATCAACACCAAATCGTAACGCTCCCGGGCGAGACGATCGAGGGCTTCGCGACCGTTACAGGCAACCTCCACCGCAATTCCCAAGACTTCCAGTTGACCCCTGACCACCTTCTGATTGATCGGCGTATCTTCCACCAGCAGCACTTTCAGTCCCGACGAGGGCGCTAACGGCGTTCCCGTAGCCTCTCCAACGGAAAATCGCGGCTGACCGGGGGTGGGTAACGGCGAGACCAATTCGCCGCGCAAACATTGCAGCAAGCGGGACGGGACGAGCGGTTCGATCGCGTATCCGGCAAAACCGCGATTGAGCAGAGCTTGGAGTGGTTCGATTTCGGCAAACAGACCGATCGCGATCGCCGCCGTGCCCGCGAGAGCTGCATTACCGCGCAACAGCCGTTCGAGCAGCTTCGGCGTACTTTTGACGATCGCCCAATCGATCGCCAGAAAATCGAAGGGGCGCTCTTCCGTCAACGCCGTGTAAACCAGTGCCAACGCCTGCCGCAAGTCCGCCGCTTCCGTGACTTCGACCCCCCAATAGGCCGCCCACGCCGCGATCGCCTCGCGATCCGCCGCCCGTTCGCGAACCGCCAACAAGCGCCGACCCGTCAAACAGCCCGCCTCCGGGTTCGGTTCGGCGTCGCGATTGCATTCTAAAGGAACCTCGAACCAAAAAGTCGAACCGCGCCCGGGTTCGCTCTCCAGGCCGATTTCGCCGCCCATCAGATCCACGAGTTGCTTGGCGATCGCCAAACCCAACCCGGTGCCGCCATATTCCCGAGTGGTCGAGGGATCGACTTGGGAAAAACAGGTAAATAATTTGTCGCGGTCTTGGCGATCGATACCGATTCCCGTATCGTCAACCTCAAAGCGCAGCACCGTCGCCCTCTCGTCCCCGGGCGGCGTCGCCGCGTTGCGAACCCGTAACAGGATCTGACCGCGTTGGGTAAATTTGACCGCATTGCCGAGTAAATTCGAGAGAATTTGCTTGAGGTGGTACAGATCCCCGCGTCGATCGCGCTCCACCTGCGGATCGAGAACGATCGCGAAACCGATCCCTTTGGCTTGAGCTTGCGGGCCGAATAAATTGAGCAATTCTTCGAGACCTTCGGCGAGGTCGAACGGATGGATTTCGAGCCGCATTTCTCCCACTTCGAGCTTGGAGAAATCGAGAATATCGTTAATTAAGGCCAGTAGATTTTGACCGCTCAAGCGCAACGTCTCCACGATATCCCGTTGTTGGGGCGTCAGCGACGAGTGCAGCAACAACTCGGTCATCCCCAAAACCCCATTCATCGGCGTGCGAATTTCGTGGCTCATATTGGCGAGAAATTGGGCTTTGAGTCGGGCGGTTTGTAAGGCGGCTTCCCGGGCTTCGACTAATTCGTCGATGATGTGAGTGGCGATCGCGATCCCGCCGACTTCCCCGGCGCTGGCGTACCACGGCTGAATTGCCCAGCGCAGGTAAATCCGCCGATCGTCCTCGATTTCGAGGCAGTCTTCCGGATGGGAAATCGCCTCGCCGTTGAAGGCGCGATCGCACGGGTCGGCCCAGTGGCGCGCCAATTCGGGCAGCGTTTCCCCTAAGGTGCGTCCGACGAGAGATTCGTCACCGAGATCGTATTCTTCCACCCAGCGATCGCTGTACGCCAGATAACGCCATTGGCGTTCTCCCAGAGGCTCTTTTGGTGCATCGAACATCGCCATCGCGACCGGGGCGCGGGTGACAATTTCGCGCAGTTGCCGCCGTTCGCGATCGAGGGCCGCTTCGTAGGTTTTGCGTTCGGTGATGTCCGTGGCGATCCCGTCGATGCGGATCGCGCTGCCTTCCTCGTCGCGAATCACCCGGGCGCGATCGCGGATCCAGCGTCGTTCCCCGTCCGGTCGCACGATTTGATATTCTCGGTCGTGACTGCCTTTTTCCCACAGTTTGCCCCCTTGGGGTTCCAAACCCTCCCGGTCTTCCGGGGCGATCGCCTCGAACCAGATCGAGGGATTTTCGTGAATTTCCGCCAGCGATCGCCCGTAAACTCGCTCGAATGCCTCGTTGAGATAAAAAATGCGCGAATTATCCGCACTGGTAGACCAGACGATATCGTCCAAGGACCGCAGGATATTGTCGAGTTGTTCCCGGCTTTCTTGCAAGGCGCGATCGGCCAAACGGCGATCGGTAATGTCGATCGCGCTGCAAATCAGGCGATCGATGCGTCCCTCCCCGTCGCGCAACGGCGTCAACGTCGCTAAAAACCAGGTGCAGGTTTCCCCCCCGACTAACGCTTCCTCGAACGAAATCGGCTTGCCTGTTTGCCAACATTCCCGATAACGGGCATTCCACGGATCGGCAATTTCCGGCGGTAACACTTCGCGGGAGGTGCGTCCCAACAGTTGCGCCGCCGGGATCGGACTGTACCCTGCGGCGATCGGATTGACCCCCGCATAGCGAAATTCGCCGTCTTCGCCCACTTCCAACACGAAAATCGGGATTCCGGCCCCTTCCCAAATACTGCGTAAAAATTGTTCGCGATCGCGCAATTTACGTTCCGCCTCCTGGCGATCGCCGATATCGCGCAGAAAGGCGCACAGATATTCCTGTCCCTGATATTCGAGATAATTGGCGACCACTTCAAAGGGTCGTTGCGTCCCCGCTTTGGTCTGGCCGATCGTTTCCATCGTCAGGGTTTTCGCCGCTTTCAGATTTTGCCACTGTTCGTCCCAGCGATCGCCGCCATATTTAACGTCGAGGTCGGCAATGCTCAGATTGAGTAATTCTTCGCGGGTATAGCCGAAATAGCGACATAAAGACTCGTTCACGAATAAAAAGCGTCCTTCGGGGGTCGCCCAACAAATGGCATCTCCGGCATGGTCTACGGAAAATTGGGTGAATTTGAGCGCTTCTTCGACCCGTTTGCGTTCGGTAATATCTGTTGCCGTTCCCGTAGTCCCGACGATCGCCCCGTCGCGATCGCGCACGACGACGACGTTATAACATAGATCCACGGCTCGCCCGTCTTTGCGTCGGTGTCGGGTTTCGTAAACGAGGGATTGATGTTCTCCGGCGAGCAACCCGGCGAAGATTTCTAAATCTTTTTGGGCCTGTTCGGGACTGGCAAACTCGCTGAAGGGCCGACCGAGCATTTCCTCAAGGTCGTAGCCGTAAATCGATCGCGCGACGGGATTGAGAAAGGTCCAACACCCCTGCGCATCTACGGACCAAATCAAATCCCGAGAGGTTTCGACTAAATACCGATACTGCCGTTCGCTGGCGGCGAGGGCTTCTTCGATCCGCTTGCGTTGGGTGATGTCGTAGAAGGTCGCCAGCAAGGCGTCCTCGCCCTCGAAATCGATGCTTTGCATGGAAACCATCGCCCAACGAAGCATTCCGTCGGCTGGTTTGAATTGGAGTTCGTAACTGTGGACGTAACCGTCTCGTTCCACCTGTCGCAGTAACCTGGGGCGATCGTCGGGATCGGCGTAAAACTGGCGCACCGACTGACCGATCGCCTCGGACACCGACAAACCGACTAATTCGCCAAATAATTGATTGGTATAAAAGATCGTCCCGTCGGAGTTACGGGTAATCACTAAGGGAACCGTCGTTCCTTCGACGATCGCCCGAAACCGTGTTTCACTCTGGCGCAAGGCGGTTTCCGACTGTTGCCGTCGTTCGATTTGTGCCTGTAATTCGGCGTTGGCGCACTCCAGTTCGGCGGTACGTTCTCGGACGAGTTCTTCTAAATGGTTTTGATATTGTCGTAACTCCTGTTGGGCGTTTTGACGGTCGGTAATGTCGCGGGCGACCCAGATGACGGTATGCGCGGACATCGGCGAAATGGTGGCGTCAAAGCAGATGTCGCGATCGCCAATCGGCAACCAATATTCGCACTTGACCGGGGTTTGCGAGGCGATCGCCGTTTGAATGTAGTTGAGAAATTCGTCCGCTAGGGCGATCGGGAAAATCTCGTGCAGGGTTTTCCCGACTAATTCTTCCGGGGGTTTGTACAACAATTTTTCTTGGGTCGGGGCCACTTTCAGACAGTCACCGCGATCGTCTAAAACGATGACAATATCGTTCATCGCCGCGAACAAGGCCCGAAATTCAACTTCGTTGTCCCGGATTTCCCGTTCTTGGCGCACGCGATCGCTGATATCTAAAATCAAGGAAATGGCCCCGGCGATCGTTTCCCCCCCTTGATAAATCGGCGTGCTGTACCACTCGCAAATCACGGGCCGTCCGTCCCGGGTGACGTGTTCGCGAACCACGCCCATCCCATCGGCACCGATCGAGCCTAAAATGGCGATCGCCTCGTCGGTCTCGATCTCTGCGTCGGGAAATAACAGCCGACGGTCGGCGCCGATCGCCTCTTCGCGGCTATAGCCGAAAATCCTTTCGGCGGAAGGGTTCCAGGCGACGATTTCTAAGTTTTCGTTCCATTCGATCGCCGCGAGGGGGGTATGCTCGATTAATAAGGCTTGTTTTTCGGCAAAGTTTTTTAACTGTCGTTCCATTTCGACGCGATCGGTCATATCCCGACAAATGCCGATCGAGCCGACAATTTCCCCTTTGGAGTTGCGATAGGGGCTTTTATTGCTCGAAAAGATCCGCCACTGTCCGCCAACTGGGATCGGTTCTTCAAAGGTTCGACTTTCTCCGGTCTCGACGACCTGGCGATCGTGTTCTTTCAAGGTCGCGGCGATGTCTGAGGGGAGCAATTCGCTATCGTTTTTGCCGAACAGATCTTGAATGCTACA from Oxynema aestuarii AP17 harbors:
- a CDS encoding PAS domain S-box protein — translated: MSDHSPVQILLVEDNNADAELLETWLLDVEKFRFNLTRASRLSEAIAHVENQSFDIILLDLSLPDSCGLETLHQLQQWNPTSWDGHSPRSSIALVPTIVLTGLDDEDVAIAAIHCEAQDYLVKGRFDGQLLVKSIRYAIERSSLSRQLKHLSEQLEHRVKERTAELEDAIASLEAEIRIRNQIEAALENSYNLLNGVVENSDDVIYVKNREGCYLLGNASLGKTLGCSIQDLFGKNDSELLPSDIAATLKEHDRQVVETGESRTFEEPIPVGGQWRIFSSNKSPYRNSKGEIVGSIGICRDMTDRVEMERQLKNFAEKQALLIEHTPLAAIEWNENLEIVAWNPSAERIFGYSREEAIGADRRLLFPDAEIETDEAIAILGSIGADGMGVVREHVTRDGRPVICEWYSTPIYQGGETIAGAISLILDISDRVRQEREIRDNEVEFRALFAAMNDIVIVLDDRGDCLKVAPTQEKLLYKPPEELVGKTLHEIFPIALADEFLNYIQTAIASQTPVKCEYWLPIGDRDICFDATISPMSAHTVIWVARDITDRQNAQQELRQYQNHLEELVRERTAELECANAELQAQIERRQQSETALRQSETRFRAIVEGTTVPLVITRNSDGTIFYTNQLFGELVGLSVSEAIGQSVRQFYADPDDRPRLLRQVERDGYVHSYELQFKPADGMLRWAMVSMQSIDFEGEDALLATFYDITQRKRIEEALAASERQYRYLVETSRDLIWSVDAQGCWTFLNPVARSIYGYDLEEMLGRPFSEFASPEQAQKDLEIFAGLLAGEHQSLVYETRHRRKDGRAVDLCYNVVVVRDRDGAIVGTTGTATDITERKRVEEALKFTQFSVDHAGDAICWATPEGRFLFVNESLCRYFGYTREELLNLSIADLDVKYGGDRWDEQWQNLKAAKTLTMETIGQTKAGTQRPFEVVANYLEYQGQEYLCAFLRDIGDRQEAERKLRDREQFLRSIWEGAGIPIFVLEVGEDGEFRYAGVNPIAAGYSPIPAAQLLGRTSREVLPPEIADPWNARYRECWQTGKPISFEEALVGGETCTWFLATLTPLRDGEGRIDRLICSAIDITDRRLADRALQESREQLDNILRSLDDIVWSTSADNSRIFYLNEAFERVYGRSLAEIHENPSIWFEAIAPEDREGLEPQGGKLWEKGSHDREYQIVRPDGERRWIRDRARVIRDEEGSAIRIDGIATDITERKTYEAALDRERRQLREIVTRAPVAMAMFDAPKEPLGERQWRYLAYSDRWVEEYDLGDESLVGRTLGETLPELARHWADPCDRAFNGEAISHPEDCLEIEDDRRIYLRWAIQPWYASAGEVGGIAIATHIIDELVEAREAALQTARLKAQFLANMSHEIRTPMNGVLGMTELLLHSSLTPQQRDIVETLRLSGQNLLALINDILDFSKLEVGEMRLEIHPFDLAEGLEELLNLFGPQAQAKGIGFAIVLDPQVERDRRGDLYHLKQILSNLLGNAVKFTQRGQILLRVRNAATPPGDERATVLRFEVDDTGIGIDRQDRDKLFTCFSQVDPSTTREYGGTGLGLAIAKQLVDLMGGEIGLESEPGRGSTFWFEVPLECNRDAEPNPEAGCLTGRRLLAVRERAADREAIAAWAAYWGVEVTEAADLRQALALVYTALTEERPFDFLAIDWAIVKSTPKLLERLLRGNAALAGTAAIAIGLFAEIEPLQALLNRGFAGYAIEPLVPSRLLQCLRGELVSPLPTPGQPRFSVGEATGTPLAPSSGLKVLLVEDTPINQKVVRGQLEVLGIAVEVACNGREALDRLARERYDLVLMDCQMPVLDGYDATRQLRAREGSATEHREGGEGRTTVVGLTAYAMKGDREKCLAAGMDDYLSKPVTVEDLEGILRRWTPWQPSHGVREPSPQENLAPVAVSPAAHAPNNGIPVDLAHLQKVSRGDRDFQRELVTVFLNDCNDYLAALKQGLTQGDAPQVARAAHQIKGASLSVGIRTIPDLVATLEEDARQGNITHTGAIATAIEAALERVRLWVAQFESISRDAEAIAVETPPVEPTPPQIASPPPSDPEECPVDRDRLHALSRGDRAFQIELLQAFVDDASGYLAKIDAALAASDAIALARHAHQLKGSSATVAIHSMPEIAHAIEQMAKQNQLDAVPDYMEELETIFERVRVFLRSLQTGKFDTNPE